Proteins found in one Mucilaginibacter gracilis genomic segment:
- a CDS encoding beta-1,6-N-acetylglucosaminyltransferase, producing MTKIAHLILAHNNPVQLSRLVSRLTHPDADIYIHLDGKADEGPFNFLLNTPNVYFIKSRVKVYWGAYSIVQATLNGFTQILASSKKYDYINLLSGNDYPIKSTRQIHEFFHHHPDRIFMEYLTEDSDWWKQIKTRVTEYHLTDYHFPASYYAQVLMNKVWPKRKMPENIVFIGRSQWLTITPASAQYIVDYLRDNPKIQRFFRLSWGADEIAIQTILYNSPFKNKIENNNYRYIDWSEQKASPKTLTMADADKLIASPCLFARKFDLEKAPDIFNYLDSTFS from the coding sequence ATGACAAAAATTGCCCATTTAATTTTGGCGCACAACAACCCGGTGCAGCTATCAAGGTTGGTTAGCAGGTTAACACACCCCGATGCGGATATTTATATTCACCTGGATGGCAAGGCTGATGAAGGGCCATTTAACTTTTTGCTTAATACGCCCAATGTTTATTTTATTAAAAGCCGGGTAAAAGTTTACTGGGGCGCATACAGTATTGTACAAGCTACCCTAAACGGCTTTACCCAAATACTGGCTTCGTCCAAAAAATACGATTATATTAACTTGTTGAGCGGCAACGATTATCCTATAAAAAGCACCCGCCAAATTCACGAGTTTTTCCACCACCATCCCGATAGGATTTTCATGGAGTATTTAACCGAGGACTCGGATTGGTGGAAACAAATTAAAACCAGGGTTACCGAATATCATTTAACCGATTACCATTTCCCGGCCAGTTACTATGCGCAGGTGCTAATGAATAAGGTTTGGCCCAAACGTAAGATGCCCGAAAACATAGTTTTTATAGGCCGATCGCAATGGTTAACTATTACGCCGGCCAGTGCGCAATATATTGTTGACTACCTGCGCGATAACCCTAAAATACAACGCTTTTTCAGGTTAAGCTGGGGTGCAGATGAAATTGCTATTCAAACCATTTTATATAATTCGCCTTTTAAAAACAAGATAGAAAACAATAACTACCGTTATATTGATTGGAGTGAACAAAAGGCCAGCCCCAAAACGTTAACGATGGCTGATGCTGATAAACTGATTGCTTCGCCATGCCTTTTTGCACGCAAGTTTGACCTTGAAAAAGCACCCGATATTTTCAATTACCTGGATAGCACTTTTTCGTGA
- a CDS encoding exopolysaccharide transport family protein has product MELKDFVSLLKRYKLILIILPSVAIVATYFYTRKLPDVYTSQTQISTGIVDQSQKLPDEAVAGESQIFIQFSNIMTMMKMNRILNQVSYQLILHDLTSREPFRKPSKLFKDLNPSARAHAIEVYTKLYNVHGLLQSWDEDQRGLSSVISSMQYDPGSIQSKMTVYRNEASDYIHIDYSSDNPQLSAFVVNTIVKEFITYYTSSERENQLKAVRFLDSLLAAKKYLMDVKRDSLKRFKIDNHILDITNQAASLYNQIADLDNRKQQADAEVASNSGAIREIDNKFNPHERKNFENFRNQVNAKITRNKDLQKTFVNSWVKSSYNPYYQAKVDSIQRVIDDQISQTIDETSDNPASAKASLQAQKMDLEIKLNLARYSISTFNGEITKLRSQLDLLVPLQAKIQEMEKSLDDDSKEYLELLAKDNQASVTANFSSKLRQVELATPGGAEASKKMLLTIAAGIIVEIFCILILFILFYLDDSIRHPKTLANKTGLPVLGYLNVIKGSTLDLKKIWEIENRGKMQQFKDLLRSIRFEIDQELHGNKILAITSLGDGDGKTLLAISLAYSYSIINKRVLLIDGNFSNPTISKTVQPKLFIEDYFRDDPDYKDVILNTSISVLGNHGSDITLLEIENERIIQQKFSKLKSMYDIIIIEVQDMDKMNKAKEWLLFADKTIAVFEARQSLDENRKASVKYFASLGSKFAGWIFNKATAEPYS; this is encoded by the coding sequence ATGGAACTTAAAGATTTTGTCTCGTTATTAAAACGTTATAAACTTATACTCATTATACTTCCTTCGGTTGCTATTGTGGCAACTTATTTTTATACCCGCAAACTGCCCGACGTATACACATCGCAAACGCAAATATCAACCGGTATAGTAGATCAGTCGCAAAAATTGCCTGATGAGGCCGTGGCGGGCGAATCGCAAATATTTATCCAGTTCAGTAACATCATGACTATGATGAAAATGAACAGGATACTAAACCAGGTATCGTACCAGCTTATTTTACATGATTTAACCAGCCGCGAACCCTTTAGAAAACCGAGTAAGCTATTTAAAGATCTCAACCCAAGCGCCAGGGCCCACGCCATTGAGGTTTATACCAAACTTTATAACGTTCACGGTTTGTTGCAAAGCTGGGACGAAGATCAGCGCGGCTTGAGCAGTGTAATTAGCTCCATGCAATATGATCCGGGTTCGATACAATCAAAAATGACAGTTTACCGTAACGAGGCCAGCGATTATATACACATCGACTACTCGTCGGATAATCCGCAACTATCGGCTTTTGTGGTAAACACCATAGTTAAGGAGTTTATAACCTATTATACAAGCAGCGAAAGGGAAAATCAATTAAAAGCAGTTAGGTTTTTAGACAGCTTGCTTGCCGCGAAAAAATATTTAATGGATGTAAAACGCGATTCGTTAAAGCGTTTTAAAATTGATAACCACATATTAGATATTACCAACCAGGCTGCGAGTTTATATAACCAAATTGCCGACCTGGATAACCGCAAGCAACAGGCCGATGCCGAAGTAGCCTCCAACTCGGGAGCAATAAGGGAGATAGACAACAAATTTAACCCGCACGAACGAAAAAACTTTGAAAACTTTAGAAACCAGGTAAATGCCAAAATTACCCGTAACAAAGACCTCCAAAAAACATTTGTTAATAGCTGGGTAAAAAGCAGCTACAACCCTTATTACCAAGCCAAGGTTGATTCGATACAGAGAGTAATTGACGACCAGATAAGCCAAACGATTGACGAAACGAGCGATAATCCGGCATCAGCCAAGGCCAGTTTGCAGGCTCAGAAAATGGACCTGGAAATTAAGCTTAACCTGGCCCGCTATAGTATAAGCACCTTTAATGGCGAAATTACCAAGCTGCGCTCACAACTGGATTTGCTGGTACCTTTACAGGCAAAAATTCAGGAGATGGAAAAAAGCCTGGATGACGATAGTAAAGAGTACCTTGAATTACTGGCCAAAGATAACCAGGCATCGGTAACGGCCAATTTTTCTTCAAAGCTACGGCAGGTTGAATTGGCTACACCCGGAGGTGCCGAGGCTTCCAAAAAAATGTTGCTTACTATAGCGGCAGGCATCATTGTAGAGATATTTTGCATATTGATATTGTTCATTTTATTTTATCTGGACGACTCGATAAGGCATCCTAAAACATTGGCCAATAAAACCGGCTTACCCGTTTTAGGCTACCTTAATGTGATAAAGGGCTCCACGCTTGACCTGAAGAAGATATGGGAAATTGAAAACAGGGGCAAAATGCAGCAATTTAAAGATTTGCTACGCTCAATACGCTTTGAAATTGACCAGGAACTGCACGGTAATAAAATTTTAGCCATAACCAGCCTTGGCGATGGCGACGGTAAAACGCTTTTAGCTATTAGTTTGGCTTATTCGTATTCTATTATTAACAAAAGGGTTTTACTTATTGATGGCAATTTTAGTAACCCTACCATCAGCAAAACCGTACAACCCAAATTGTTTATTGAAGACTATTTTAGAGATGACCCTGATTATAAAGATGTTATTTTAAATACAAGCATTAGCGTACTGGGCAACCACGGCAGCGATATTACTTTGCTTGAAATTGAAAACGAAAGGATAATTCAGCAAAAGTTTTCTAAGTTGAAATCGATGTATGATATCATCATTATTGAGGTGCAGGATATGGATAAAATGAACAAGGCCAAAGAGTGGTTGCTGTTTGCCGATAAAACCATTGCCGTTTTTGAAGCCCGCCAAAGCCTGGACGAAAATAGAAAAGCATCCGTTAAATATTTTGCATCCCTGGGAAGTAAATTTGCAGGCTGGATATTTAATAAAGCTACCGCCGAACCCTACAGTTAA
- a CDS encoding glycosyltransferase family 2 protein translates to MEIILWLSLFIVVYTFVGYGILLYIIIRIKRITKGKPSEIAVNTDMLPTCTLVVAAYNEEQYMADKIKNTLQLKYPAGKLKFLFVTDGSDDSTPDIIKQYPHIQLMHKAERSGKIMAIHRAMKTVNTDITVFTDANTFLNEDAIINICRHYADQTVGAIAGEKRVKVDENADASAAGEGFYWKYESALKKWDSELYSVVGAAGELFSVRTSLYKPVEDDTILDDFMISMLIAKQGYRIVYEPAAYATETSSANVTEELKRKVRIAAGGIQSIIRLKALLNPFNYPLLSFQYISHRVLRWTITPFLLILSFILNIALAFNGSTFYQLLLAAQILFYAMAILGWVMEKRELRIKVLFIPYYFCIMNYAVLAGIIRYSKKAQSATWEKAARKQ, encoded by the coding sequence ATGGAAATTATTTTATGGCTCAGCCTTTTTATTGTTGTTTACACCTTTGTAGGGTACGGCATTTTGCTTTATATCATTATCCGCATAAAGCGGATAACCAAAGGCAAACCAAGCGAAATAGCTGTTAATACCGATATGTTGCCCACATGCACACTGGTAGTTGCAGCCTATAACGAGGAGCAATACATGGCCGATAAAATAAAAAATACGCTGCAATTGAAATACCCGGCAGGTAAACTCAAGTTTTTATTTGTAACGGATGGATCGGACGACAGTACGCCTGATATAATTAAGCAATACCCGCACATACAACTGATGCACAAAGCCGAGCGCAGCGGCAAAATTATGGCCATACACCGTGCCATGAAAACCGTTAATACCGATATAACCGTTTTTACCGATGCCAACACCTTTTTAAACGAAGATGCCATTATTAATATTTGCCGCCATTATGCCGACCAAACTGTGGGTGCCATAGCTGGCGAAAAACGTGTAAAGGTTGATGAAAACGCCGATGCAAGTGCCGCCGGAGAAGGTTTTTACTGGAAGTACGAATCGGCGTTAAAAAAATGGGATTCGGAACTCTACTCGGTGGTAGGTGCCGCAGGCGAATTATTCAGTGTACGTACCAGCCTGTATAAACCTGTTGAGGATGATACTATTCTGGATGATTTTATGATATCGATGCTGATAGCCAAACAGGGTTACCGCATTGTTTACGAGCCCGCTGCTTACGCAACCGAAACATCGTCGGCCAATGTTACTGAGGAGCTGAAACGTAAGGTGCGGATAGCAGCTGGGGGTATACAATCCATCATTAGGTTAAAGGCCTTGCTAAATCCGTTTAATTACCCGTTACTATCGTTCCAGTATATTAGTCACCGGGTTTTAAGGTGGACTATTACACCTTTTTTGCTTATCCTTTCGTTTATTTTAAATATTGCTTTAGCTTTTAATGGCTCAACCTTTTATCAGCTTTTACTGGCAGCCCAAATATTGTTTTACGCTATGGCCATATTAGGCTGGGTGATGGAGAAACGCGAACTACGCATTAAAGTACTTTTTATACCCTATTACTTTTGCATCATGAACTACGCTGTTTTAGCGGGCATTATTCGGTATTCTAAAAAAGCACAAAGTGCAACCTGGGAAAAAGCAGCACGGAAACAATAG
- a CDS encoding glycosyltransferase family 2 protein, with translation MSIFGLPKWIEPHLYTGKKFADLTAAELTDIKSRISNFRHEQPDVSVVIPAWNEANNIFRTLSAISANQTKYKVEIVVINNNSTDNTQQVLDEIGVRSYLESQQGTPHARQLGLEKARGKYHLCADSDTFYPPKWIDTMVAPMVDSKDIVGVYGRYSFIPPEGQGRFGLWIYEMITGVLVQIRKRKREFMNTLGFNMGFITEVGLTTGGFKVTGVRMFDNAAGSDYFVEEAEDGRMAVNLKKKGNLKLILSKNARAYTSPRRLMYDGGIWAAFKNRFKSHGSGLGEYVTGKSKT, from the coding sequence ATGTCGATATTTGGCCTCCCTAAGTGGATAGAACCACACCTGTACACCGGAAAAAAGTTTGCCGACCTTACAGCAGCAGAATTGACCGACATTAAAAGCAGGATAAGCAATTTTAGGCACGAACAGCCGGATGTTTCGGTAGTAATACCGGCCTGGAACGAGGCCAATAATATATTCCGCACACTATCGGCCATATCGGCCAACCAAACCAAGTATAAGGTTGAAATAGTGGTGATAAACAATAACTCCACAGATAATACCCAGCAGGTGTTAGACGAGATTGGCGTTAGGAGTTACCTGGAATCGCAACAGGGTACGCCGCACGCGCGGCAGTTGGGTTTAGAAAAAGCCCGCGGCAAATACCATTTATGTGCCGACTCGGATACGTTTTATCCGCCAAAATGGATAGATACCATGGTTGCTCCAATGGTAGATAGTAAAGATATTGTGGGCGTTTATGGCCGCTACTCGTTTATACCACCCGAAGGGCAGGGCCGCTTTGGCTTATGGATATACGAAATGATAACCGGTGTACTGGTACAAATACGCAAACGCAAGCGCGAGTTTATGAATACCTTGGGCTTTAACATGGGCTTTATTACCGAAGTGGGGCTAACCACAGGCGGCTTTAAGGTAACCGGCGTGCGCATGTTTGATAATGCCGCAGGCAGCGATTACTTTGTTGAAGAAGCCGAAGATGGCCGCATGGCCGTTAACCTAAAAAAGAAGGGTAATTTAAAATTGATATTAAGCAAAAATGCCAGGGCATATACATCGCCGAGGCGTTTAATGTACGATGGGGGTATTTGGGCCGCCTTTAAAAACAGGTTTAAAAGCCACGGCAGCGGCCTGGGCGAATATGTTACCGGCAAAAGTAAAACATAA
- a CDS encoding glycosyltransferase family 2 protein: MKKVSVITVNFNQALVTEALLESIFKTNTYPNIEIIVVHNGAKTNDLPQWQAKYPDIVFIRSEANLGFAGGNNLGIKAATGDYLFLVNNDTEFTAGLTETLVNTLDNNETIGIISPKIKYFQFPDTLQYVGFTPMNYYTCRNQCIGQFEKDNGQYDNLSQPTGFCHGAAMMLRRKAIEKAGLMTENFFLYYEEMDWNEHIKRAGYQAWVNTNALIYHKESVSVGQGSPLKEYFMNRNRILFIRRNAPWNQAIVFYVYFMLLVVPRNTISYIKQKKYNFIGMLFKAVWWNITQGKKSTKLGYPI; this comes from the coding sequence ATGAAGAAAGTTTCAGTAATAACCGTAAACTTTAACCAGGCCCTGGTTACCGAAGCTCTACTGGAATCTATCTTCAAAACAAACACCTACCCCAATATTGAAATTATTGTGGTGCATAACGGTGCCAAAACCAACGATTTACCCCAATGGCAGGCAAAGTACCCGGATATTGTTTTTATACGCAGCGAAGCTAACCTCGGCTTTGCAGGCGGTAACAATTTAGGCATTAAAGCAGCCACCGGCGATTACCTTTTTTTAGTTAATAACGATACTGAATTTACCGCCGGCCTAACCGAAACGCTGGTTAACACGCTGGATAATAACGAAACTATAGGCATTATATCGCCTAAAATAAAATACTTTCAGTTTCCGGACACCTTGCAGTACGTGGGCTTTACACCCATGAATTATTATACCTGCCGTAACCAATGTATCGGTCAGTTTGAAAAAGATAATGGCCAGTATGATAACCTGAGCCAGCCCACAGGTTTTTGCCACGGCGCAGCCATGATGCTTAGGCGCAAGGCCATTGAAAAGGCTGGTTTAATGACCGAAAACTTTTTTTTATACTACGAAGAGATGGACTGGAACGAGCATATTAAACGTGCCGGTTACCAGGCCTGGGTTAATACCAACGCCTTAATTTACCATAAAGAGTCGGTATCGGTAGGGCAAGGCAGTCCGCTTAAAGAGTATTTTATGAACCGCAACCGCATATTGTTTATTCGCCGTAATGCGCCGTGGAACCAGGCAATTGTATTTTACGTATACTTTATGCTGCTGGTAGTGCCGCGGAATACAATAAGCTACATTAAACAAAAAAAGTATAATTTTATTGGCATGCTTTTTAAAGCCGTTTGGTGGAACATTACACAGGGCAAAAAAAGCACAAAATTAGGTTACCCTATTTAA
- a CDS encoding acyltransferase — translation MSLSSQIKSNPAFKKIAHWLMVPTGQFRPRLWIRLFVNPFKHNRGKGSIVRRRTRMDVFPYNRFDLGERSVIEDFATINNGVGDVLIGDRTIVGMGNVVIGPVIIGNDVMFAQNVAVSGLNHGYQDITMSPSVQKVETALITIGDNVWIGANSVITAGVTLGKHVIIGGGSVVTKSIPDYSVAVGNPAKVVKRYNFETNTWERV, via the coding sequence ATGTCGCTGTCATCACAAATCAAATCAAACCCTGCGTTTAAAAAAATAGCGCATTGGCTAATGGTGCCAACCGGGCAGTTTAGGCCACGCTTATGGATAAGGCTCTTTGTTAATCCGTTTAAGCATAACAGGGGCAAGGGGTCAATAGTGAGGCGCAGAACAAGGATGGACGTATTTCCGTATAACCGTTTTGATTTGGGCGAACGATCGGTAATTGAAGATTTTGCAACCATTAACAATGGCGTAGGCGACGTATTAATTGGTGATAGAACCATTGTGGGTATGGGCAATGTGGTAATAGGTCCCGTTATTATTGGTAACGATGTTATGTTTGCGCAAAATGTTGCCGTTAGCGGCCTTAACCACGGTTACCAGGATATTACCATGTCGCCAAGTGTGCAAAAGGTAGAAACAGCCTTGATTACCATAGGTGATAATGTGTGGATTGGGGCCAACAGCGTAATTACTGCGGGCGTAACGCTAGGCAAACATGTAATTATTGGCGGCGGCAGCGTGGTTACCAAAAGCATACCCGATTATTCGGTTGCGGTGGGCAATCCGGCCAAGGTGGTAAAGCGATACAACTTTGAAACAAATACCTGGGAAAGGGTATAA
- a CDS encoding glycosyltransferase, producing MFETAVSVIWIFFQIVIGFNLVFPLLLFLFYSIKKNFDHSYNATSAMPEIDYGIIVTAYEQTHTLPGVVKSLLNLNYSKYIIYIVADKCDISSLNFDDSRVVLLRPEETLASNTRSHFYAINRFIRPHQCLTIIDSDNLVEPDYLNQLNVEFGKGFKAVQGIREAKNLDTTFACLDAARDIYYHFYDGKVLFGAGSSATLAGSGMAFTTALYRECLEHLDITGAGFDKVLQAAIVNRKYRIAFTMDAIVYDEKTSRSTQLVSQRSRWINTWFKYFKYGFGMLGNGLLRFNLNQFLFGLVLVRPPLFMFLILSVIFGAINLAMGHVLLCLLWVGGLLIFVAGFALALGVSHTDKKIYRSLVNIPKFMFLQVLSLLKIFTPQTNNVATKHYADAHVDEIKVHDEN from the coding sequence ATGTTTGAAACTGCTGTATCTGTTATATGGATTTTTTTCCAGATCGTCATTGGCTTTAACCTGGTGTTTCCGCTGCTGCTTTTTCTTTTTTACAGCATCAAAAAAAACTTCGACCACAGCTATAACGCCACGAGTGCTATGCCCGAGATAGATTATGGCATTATAGTAACCGCTTACGAGCAAACCCATACCCTGCCCGGCGTTGTTAAATCGCTTTTAAACCTTAACTACAGCAAGTACATTATTTATATTGTTGCCGATAAGTGCGACATAAGCAGCTTAAATTTTGATGACAGCCGTGTAGTTTTATTGCGCCCCGAAGAAACGCTGGCCAGCAATACGCGGTCGCATTTTTATGCTATTAACCGCTTTATACGCCCGCACCAGTGTTTAACTATTATTGATAGCGATAACCTGGTTGAGCCCGATTATTTAAACCAGCTAAACGTTGAGTTTGGCAAAGGGTTTAAAGCGGTACAAGGCATACGCGAAGCAAAAAATTTAGATACCACCTTTGCCTGTTTAGATGCCGCCCGCGATATTTATTATCATTTTTACGATGGCAAGGTACTTTTTGGTGCGGGCTCATCGGCTACGCTGGCCGGCTCGGGCATGGCATTTACCACGGCACTTTACCGCGAGTGCCTTGAGCACCTTGATATTACCGGTGCCGGGTTTGATAAGGTTTTACAAGCCGCTATTGTAAACCGCAAATACCGCATTGCCTTTACTATGGATGCCATTGTTTACGACGAAAAAACATCGCGCTCAACGCAACTGGTAAGCCAGCGCTCCAGATGGATAAATACCTGGTTTAAATATTTTAAATATGGTTTTGGCATGCTGGGCAACGGTTTACTGCGCTTTAACCTTAACCAGTTTTTATTTGGGCTGGTACTGGTGCGCCCGCCGTTGTTTATGTTTTTAATATTATCGGTAATATTTGGTGCTATAAACCTGGCTATGGGGCATGTATTGCTGTGCCTGTTATGGGTGGGCGGCTTGCTTATATTTGTAGCGGGCTTTGCGCTGGCGCTTGGGGTATCGCACACCGATAAAAAAATTTACCGGTCGTTGGTTAACATTCCTAAATTTATGTTTTTACAGGTGTTATCGTTATTAAAAATATTTACACCGCAAACCAATAACGTGGCAACCAAGCACTATGCTGATGCACATGTTGACGAGATAAAAGTGCACGATGAGAATTGA
- a CDS encoding O-antigen ligase family protein gives MRYEPSNVKTPKNVAEGTRKLGFWKDVLLNKFSKPMVVIFLILFACFVVFSMAKGDMISPSLILIGLIGVTIVCGVIVYPKFGITILFISGYLLFLPGKFNVNFPLGTMLDLLQYLLIIGFFLKQKYDRNWVIFKDPLSISILVWILYNFAELANPQAVSPLAWLYTIRTSAFIILTYFIFIYQIRDASFIKFMIKLWLGLGLLNAADTFHQEIFGFFPFEAQWLYSDPLRVELLFQAGHMRKFGIFGDPVTFAYNMAAAAALCLALLFGPYKTYKKVILVCMACFFSLTMVFSGTRGAFPLIPAAIVLLAILKFNRQILIFSIIFGVFFVGLIFVPTSNSNIMRFQTAFRPNEDASYKARKINQARIKPFIQSHPIGGGLGATGTWGQRFAPGSFLANFPPDSGYVRVAVELGSIGILILCIMIFTALKTGINHYYMIKDPELKTFCLGMVMVVFVFNIGNFPQEAIAQYPSNIIFFFSIALINITKRIDDKRNLLNTQANGA, from the coding sequence ATGCGCTATGAGCCCAGTAATGTTAAAACCCCAAAAAACGTAGCTGAGGGTACCCGCAAATTAGGATTTTGGAAAGATGTTTTGTTAAACAAGTTTTCAAAACCAATGGTTGTTATATTTTTAATATTGTTTGCCTGCTTTGTAGTTTTTAGCATGGCAAAGGGCGATATGATAAGCCCCAGCCTTATTTTAATTGGCCTAATTGGTGTTACTATTGTTTGCGGGGTAATTGTTTATCCCAAATTTGGTATAACTATACTTTTTATATCGGGCTATTTGTTGTTTTTACCCGGCAAGTTTAACGTTAACTTTCCGCTGGGTACTATGTTAGATTTGCTGCAGTACTTGCTCATTATTGGCTTTTTTTTAAAGCAAAAGTATGATCGTAACTGGGTGATATTTAAAGACCCGCTATCCATCTCCATATTGGTTTGGATACTTTACAACTTTGCCGAATTAGCTAACCCGCAGGCGGTTTCGCCCCTGGCGTGGTTGTACACCATACGCACGTCGGCGTTTATCATACTAACTTATTTTATTTTCATTTACCAGATACGCGACGCATCGTTTATTAAGTTTATGATAAAGCTATGGCTTGGCTTGGGCCTGCTAAATGCTGCCGATACTTTTCACCAGGAAATATTCGGCTTTTTCCCGTTCGAAGCGCAATGGCTCTATTCAGATCCTTTACGTGTTGAGCTCCTTTTCCAGGCGGGCCACATGCGTAAGTTTGGCATCTTTGGCGATCCGGTAACGTTTGCTTATAACATGGCCGCGGCGGCAGCCTTATGCCTGGCGTTGCTTTTTGGGCCCTACAAAACTTATAAAAAGGTAATTTTGGTTTGCATGGCCTGCTTTTTTAGTTTAACCATGGTGTTTTCGGGCACAAGGGGTGCCTTCCCGCTGATACCGGCGGCTATAGTATTGCTTGCCATTTTAAAGTTTAACCGGCAAATATTAATATTCAGTATCATTTTCGGGGTGTTTTTTGTGGGGCTCATTTTTGTGCCAACGTCTAACTCCAACATCATGAGGTTTCAAACGGCGTTCAGGCCAAACGAAGATGCTTCGTACAAGGCACGTAAAATTAACCAGGCACGTATTAAACCGTTTATACAAAGCCACCCTATTGGCGGCGGGCTGGGCGCTACCGGCACCTGGGGGCAGCGTTTTGCACCGGGCTCGTTTTTGGCCAATTTTCCGCCCGATAGCGGTTATGTGCGGGTAGCGGTTGAGTTAGGTAGCATTGGTATATTGATACTTTGTATTATGATTTTTACGGCCCTTAAAACGGGCATCAACCACTACTACATGATTAAAGACCCCGAACTCAAAACGTTTTGCCTGGGCATGGTAATGGTGGTTTTTGTTTTTAATATTGGTAATTTTCCGCAGGAAGCCATAGCGCAGTATCCATCAAATATTATTTTCTTTTTTTCGATAGCATTAATTAACATTACAAAACGAATTGATGATAAACGCAACCTGCTAAATACACAAGCTAATGGAGCATAA
- a CDS encoding glycosyltransferase, which yields MEHKLITGRDIIVVGQQAWDTEIGSNCKNIALEFSKHNRVLYVNSPLDIKTMMTNKDDLKIKKRLSVIKKKQNGLEQIGDNLWTYYPDITIASINFIKPTSLFNIFNRINNKRFAASVKKAINQLNFKNFILFNDSEMFKAFYLKDFLLPDVSIYYSRDYMLGVDYWKKHGTTLEPQLIAKSDLCTANSTYLADYCRQYNPKSYYVGQGCDLSLFNNTEGFEIPQDIRLINNPIIGYVGALQSIRLDMDIIEFIAVKNPDWSIVLVGPEDDEFKAGKLHSIPNIHFLGAKDGNMLPAYINMFNVCINPQLVNQITIGNYPRKIDEYLAMGKPVIATATRAMEIFSEHTYLAKDKEAYVSLIQKALDEDDAGLQQKRKAFAASHTWENNVAEIYQAINTFNQA from the coding sequence ATGGAGCATAAATTAATTACCGGCAGGGATATTATTGTAGTGGGCCAGCAAGCCTGGGACACCGAAATTGGTAGCAATTGCAAAAATATTGCATTGGAGTTTAGCAAGCATAACCGGGTTTTGTATGTAAACTCGCCATTGGATATCAAAACCATGATGACCAATAAAGATGATCTGAAAATAAAAAAAAGGTTATCGGTAATTAAAAAAAAACAAAACGGACTGGAGCAGATAGGCGATAATTTATGGACCTATTATCCGGATATAACCATAGCTTCTATCAACTTTATAAAGCCCACATCGCTTTTCAATATTTTTAACCGCATTAACAACAAACGTTTTGCCGCATCCGTAAAAAAGGCCATAAACCAGCTCAACTTTAAAAACTTTATCCTTTTTAACGATTCGGAAATGTTTAAGGCTTTTTATTTAAAAGATTTTTTGTTGCCCGATGTGAGTATTTATTACTCGCGCGATTATATGCTGGGTGTTGATTACTGGAAAAAACACGGCACCACTTTAGAGCCGCAACTGATAGCCAAGAGCGATTTATGCACCGCAAACTCAACCTACCTGGCCGATTATTGCAGACAATACAATCCAAAATCGTACTATGTAGGCCAAGGCTGCGATTTGAGCCTTTTTAACAATACCGAAGGTTTTGAAATACCACAGGATATACGGTTAATTAATAACCCCATTATTGGTTACGTGGGTGCGCTGCAAAGCATCAGGCTGGATATGGATATTATTGAGTTTATAGCTGTTAAAAACCCGGATTGGAGCATTGTGCTGGTTGGCCCCGAAGATGATGAGTTTAAGGCCGGTAAATTACACAGTATACCTAACATTCATTTTTTAGGGGCTAAAGATGGCAATATGTTGCCCGCATATATAAACATGTTTAACGTTTGCATTAACCCGCAACTGGTTAACCAAATTACTATTGGCAATTACCCGCGTAAAATAGATGAGTATTTGGCTATGGGTAAACCCGTTATAGCCACAGCCACACGGGCCATGGAAATTTTTAGCGAACACACCTATTTGGCAAAAGATAAAGAAGCTTACGTGAGTTTAATACAGAAGGCTTTAGACGAGGATGATGCCGGCTTACAGCAAAAACGGAAAGCCTTTGCAGCATCGCACACGTGGGAAAACAATGTTGCCGAAATTTACCAAGCTATAAATACTTTTAACCAAGCCTAA